Sequence from the Miscanthus floridulus cultivar M001 chromosome 16, ASM1932011v1, whole genome shotgun sequence genome:
CAACAAATCGGAGTCAGTGTACctattgctaaggcgcagcaaccaTGCTGGATGTTGTAGTCGAATAGCCAACATCGAATCCTTTCCCAAATCGAAGTTACCCcatcctctcatcgaaagatcaggatCAGCCCCGGCCATATCACTATACCCCCCGCGCGGGCACGCCCCATCCCTGTAGCGCGCTAATTGAGAGAGAGGAGGAAAGAGAGGAGAGAGGGGCAAGAGAAGAGGGCGGCACCTGGCGTCCTTCCGCGGCAACCCGACACCTGGAGTCTGCCGGCACCTAGAGTCCGCTGGCACCTAGAGTCCGCCCGCCGGCACCTGGAGTCCGTCTGCTGCCTAGAATCCGCCGAGGAGGAAgtcctcctctactctactcaTCTGCGCCTCCTCTGCTCTGTTGTCTACTCCTCTGCGATGCCCTCAGCCCCTCAGGTATATGCATATCTCCTCtcctctgctcctcctcttctttgCTCTTCCTTTCACCTCCTTTGTGCTATATAGCCATAAGCCATGTGCTCAGTCAGTGACCTATGTAGTGCCTAGTGACCTAGTGCCTAGTCATAAACCATCTGCTAATATTTTTTTGCTACTTGCATGTGCCTACTTGATAGTTGATATTTTTTATCTTTGCATGCAGTACCAGCCAACAGGAAAGAATGGCTAGTCCCCCTTCTATCAACAATGGCAACTATGACCCAAAGACTGATAAAGCAAGGAAGGCCAAGTCAAATGATCTAGGCTGGAAGTATGGTTACTGGGCAAACCTTCAAAACCAAGATCGGGTAACATGTACCCTTTGTGACATTGAGGTTTGTGGAGGGATAAAAAGGTTGAAGCAACATCTGGCAGGTGGCTATGGAGATGTCAAAATGTGTCTGAAGACGACTACTGCTATTAGAAAGGAGATGAGAGATTATTTGGAATCCAACATGAGGAGAAGGCCATTGTTCTTAGAAGAGGGTGATGAACAGCAAGAGGAAGCAGATGTGGTGGTGCTGGAAGCAGGCGTAGCTGAATTGACTAAAGTTGGAGAAAGTGCACCTGAAGGATCCCAAACCTCTAGGGTGCAGCCAAGTTCAGGGACTGCAGCCAAACAAAGGCGTGCAGCCTATTTGTTCAAGGCTCCTGCAACAAAGAAGACCAAGTGCCAAAGGGGAATAAGTCAATTATTCAAATGCTTCGCCCAACACCTGAAGAAATAGTTGATCAAATGCATCAAGGTTGTTCTCAACCCACAATTCCAGCTAAGACTAAGTCCAAAGAGGAGAAGCATTACGTGGATATGCAGTGGGCATTGTGGTTTTATGAATGTGGCATACCCTTTAATTCAGCAGCAGCACGATAGTTTCATATTGCAATTGAGGCAACAACACAGTTTGGTTCTAGGTATGTGCCACCTAATCCCCACTTGCTTGGAGAACCATTGCTTAATGATGTTGTGAAATTGACTAGCAATGTGAGGGAGGAACATGAGCAGGCATGGAAGCAATATGGCTGCACTCTTATGTCTGATGGATGGACGGATAGGAGGAGCCGACATCTGATCAATTTTCTTGTGAACAGCCCTGAAGGCACATACTTCATAGAGTCTGTTGATGCATCAGCTGAAGTACATGATGCTTTTATGCTTGCTGATCTATTAGGGAAGAAGATTGATGAGATTGGGAAGGAGAAGGTGGTCCAagtcatcactgacaatggggcTAACTATAAGGCTGCGGGTAGGATTCTAATGGAGAGGATTCCTACACTGTTTTGGAGCCCATGTGATGCACACTGTTTGGACCTGATGATGGAAGAAATAGGGAAATTGCAGGCATTCAAGAAGACCATTGCACTAGCAAGACGTATCACAACTTTCATCTATATGCATGGGAGGATTCTTAGTTTAATGAGAGAGAAGACAGGTGGGGCTGATCTTGTGAGACCTGCAGCAACTCGATTTGCCACTTCTTTTCTCACTTTGAAAAGTTTGCACAAGCACAAGGATGCTCTGAATGCTTTATTTCATAGTGAAGAATGGTCTAAAAACAAATTGGCAAAAACTAATGTTGGTGATAATGTGCATTCCATTATCTTCTCTATTGAGTTTTGGAATTCAGTTGAAGATTGCCTTAGAGCTTTAGCTCCACTCCTTATTGTTCTTAGGGTGGTTGATGGTGATGAGAAGCCTGTAATGTCGGAGGTCGCATAACTAATGGATCATGCAAAAGAGAAGATAAAGCTAAGCTTTGTTGTTGATAGCAAGAAGCTCCTGCTAAAAAAATCTTGGAAATCATTTATAAACGTTGGGTGAAATAAATAGACCATCCTTTGTATGGGGCTGCACTGTACTTGAATCAAGGAAAATTACATCCTCTCATACGGGATAATGAAGATGCAGTTGTTGGGCAGCTAAGAGGTTCTTTTCATGATGTGCTTGCAAGAATGGTGGAGGATGAAGAACTTAGAGACCAGATTGATGCTCAGTCCTTGGACTGAAGCCCTTAGGGGAGATGCATTCTAtgagggtatggcccccggtatccacaagacaagacatgggccgcaccatcagaggtggcctagcccacaagatcaaggcgtgcacggtgctgctcggcgtgcaccgcaagatattgtatagtaccaaataggctactttccttgtaaccctacccctctagagtatataagaagaggcaggggtcccctagcggacaagatacatacatctacaccatgatccatacatctcaatgcaatacatcaaaacacaggatgtaggtattacgtcatactgacggccgaacctgttTAAATCTTgtatcttggtgcttgtattaccatctcgctcacctctatgacaaatctaccatcatgggatacccctcggtggactaccgagcatcttttgtcgacagttggcacgccaggtaggggtgtgcgcttgatccatggcaagctagatggacctcaaatcaacaacgcgttctcgtcatcaatctcatggagatccatgctgatccacgacgacgattcatcgctggctacatcagccctcGTGACCGtagatctgatctcagaaccacctctgaggtcaccttcatcaacaactcactgcccgcttcctcgctactagaggaggcagatcaacaacgatgatctgatcgaatctatcgatcgggtcagcctgaagctcgccgattgcctctccatcgccgaatcggccctAGATACTTTGGTTCAACACTGttggtgttttgaacaaacaacggctagtaaatttataattgatgcgcgttaggcctggatggtgcgctaaaggacacaaggtttatattggttcaggctgaatgtccctacgtccagtctattgctgcttgtgttattagcactagaAAAAGGTTCATAGCAGGGGGTACAATGatcaagagagggacaggtcccaagtctctgatggaatggtcgaaagggttGCCGAGAGCTtaggtcgctgctcagctatgtgtgaagTGTCGTGTGTATGGCCTCGGTCCTTTTAGTGGGGGGCACTACCCTCCATTTTATAAACCAAGggaggagcaggggttacagatgggagaaatgAGAAAAACTAGAGGCCAAGAAGCCCCGCCGAAGGTGTGAGCCCTCCTTTTCCACTGAGCCAGCCTTGCTGACAAGGCCAGACGGTGTCGGGGATTGGTACATTCGCCGGGTGCCCATGTCCTAGCAATGCTATGCCCTTACCGAATCAGCAAGTGGCCACATCCCATCCCGCCCCTCCGGGCGGCATGTTGGACAAGGGTGTTGACCTATGGCCCTATGGGGAGTGGGCAGCACGGTAACAATACATCCATCACTATAGATGGCGCGAGTCtcttcctggaccgtagtggttgtcatatgccgATGTTAGTATCTGCGCCCGAGGGCtggtggcggcgcctacaacactgtggacaaaagtcggcgcctacaacactattcgagaACTGTTAGGTCGgatagggcttaaagcgcccatcccattgATATCGTaccctgatggtaccttcctgtaGGCATGCAGGACATGGTCCTCGGTAtggtggttgactcgaatgtcctgtcataCCCTATGCTTGTCAGcatgaaggagtagggtgcagtcattgggtgaggcagagccagccctcagtcatcgggcgaggcagagcccaccctcggacgttcggatgaggcggagccagccctcggcggtcgggcgaggcggagccaaccctcgggggttgggcgaggcagagctagccctcgggggttggacgaggcagagccggccctcgggggttgggcgaggcggagccagccctcaggggtcggatgaggcagagccagcccttgaggatcgggcgaggcagaaccaatcttCGGTCGTTCAAGCAAGAAGCatagtagcattcttgtctgatCAGAAGCGTTAACGTTCAATGGTTATTGTCTCGtctcattgggtaccctagtattaggtccccgacagtagcccccgagcccccgggtgattcggatagaatcgctcggagggtattttgattcgccagagggtgcgcgcgagcgcacccatcgggtgtagccctcgagcccctgggtgattcggatatgaccgcccagggggtaatttCGGATCCTTCATGAGTAAGGTTGTGGGATTCGGTTTTTGTCAGCTGGATAGTTTTAAAGGGgaccctggtatcccgttcgcgtggattttgtctagggttAGCCTGGCTGGGGCTCGATTGTGGATTGAGACCCCCCCCTGCTGATGTTCATGTGCCTGGGTCTTAGTCACCCGTGGCCCCGTCCCTTGTTGGGATGGCCATTGAAACCGCCAGGCCGACCCTTGGGCTTTCTTGGCCCTCCTGGGCCAGCGAAGAGATCTTCCAGCCCATATCCCCTCCGCGGGGGGAGAGTCTGATTTGTTTGGGAAGGCGAAACGTCTAGGGTGATTTTTGTGGGAAGGGATAGGGATCGCGAGCGCGTATCCCACAACATGATGCGGCGGCATGTCATGGCGGGCTTGGAGATCGAGGCGAACGGTTacgcttctcgcatccgtcgcccctataaaaccatggggttcacccctagggttccgtacttcaCCTTTTCACCTTCACATCACCATCCTCCGCCGCCAATTGCCAGAGCCTCTGACATGCATACTGCTCCCGCCATCAAACTTACTGCTGCCTTCTTCCCCGTGCTGCTCCTGTCGTTGCAATGGACCTAGGGTATAGATCCAACATCTCCCCTCAGTGCCTAGAAGGCCTCATCCACCGAGGCCTCCTTCGCCCATTGACCGCCGCCGATGAGTGGCGGTTGCCCGGTGAAGAGGACGAGCCGCAGTCGCCCGAAGGGTACGTCGTATctttcgcccacttccacgagtAGGGATTCACCATGCCCACCCATCAGTTCCTTCAAGGACTGCTAGACTACTATCAGGTGGAGCTTCAGCACCTtacccccaatgggatctagcacattgcgGCATTCATCGCCCTGTgcaaggggttcttggggatcagtccccactttgacctgtggcggTATCTCTTTGTCGTCAATCTTCTGAAGAGGCGGGCCGGGAGGCAAGAGCTGCACACGGCGGtggggtgcgccggcatccaCCTCCGCAGCAACCGAGCAGGAGCATACCCGCTAATGCGTCtgtccacctccaacaaggggtggcattcgcaatggttctatgtcaagaatgacGCCGCCGCCCCCTTGCTAGTTTTCACCGGGCGCTACATCGTGGAGACCCTAGGGTCATGGGGGTGGGGTGTCATGGGCAAGGAAAAGAAGCACCTCAACGACCTTCTTGCTACCCTCCAAACTCTAAAGGACAAGGCATGAAGGGATCgaggattatcggcgcctaccatgcgaggagggttgcGCCACTAATGGTGCACGCGCTTCCCCTGTTTTAGATGGTGCCCAGAGCATCCTTCGAAGGGACGGTGCTTGCTGACGAAGCGTTCCCTCCCTCTGAAGTGgcgtagcgcatcaaggaggcgatggagcctacgAAGGACTCCGTTTACGCCATCCTTGacttcgtgtatccggtgccggggcaGCCCCTAATGCGGCCGGAACCGGGGTTTGTTGACTTCGTAAGTTTCCTTTCCCCTTGCTTTTCTTTTCACTTGAATTTTCGACCCTTGATGCTAACCTCGGGATAGCGGGACTAGCCAGGGGGACTGTTCTTCAAGGATAGCCTAGCTCTACTATCAAAGGACCCAACCCGGACGGCAGCGAACCACGTTGTGgccggttgggacaagaagacgagAGAGCTCGTGAAGAAAAAGGTGATACGGAAGTAGCAAGctcgagatcgaggagaggagactggtagtgaagatgatgacgatgatgacaaaTCTGATGAAGTAGCAGCCGGCATGGACTAGGGTGACCTAGAGGACGAGGACTCATTGTCTACGCAGgggcccttcccgttccacgtggGGGAAGCGAGTCCGTGAAGACGGTGGAGCCGGGCCTGCCCCTGGGTCTggtgggagccggtggatccGCCGGCACCCTGGATCTACGACTGCCCTCGAGGTGCTGATGGAGAGGGACGGCTCCGATGCCGTGTCCCATGAGTTGATGGAGGGGGTGGCCCTGTCGCCGTGCCCCATGAGCCAACGGAGGGGAGCGGCCCTGTCGTCGcgccccatgagccgatggaggggagcggacctgttgccgcgccccatgagccaatggaggggagcggcccTGTCGCCAtgccccatgagccgatggaggggagtggCCCTGTCGCCAcgccccatgagccgatggaggggagcggccctATCGCTGCACCCTTGgagacaagggagacgagccccctCCCTCGGAGCaggggcaggctcaaaatggtctcgcccacatgagttggagcaggggtcgggggttcatccccaaaatgtaCCTGCCGCCCAAAAGCGCCAGAGTATGTCACCGATTCCCCTTGTTTtttccctttttatttttctgttctgaccttatgccttttccccttttgcagattcttgcgacggggccaccctctggggctggcgcccaagaagagccttgcccttcaggcgGGACGGATGGCGCTGCCCGATGTTGCTCCCATTTTGGGCAGGAGCAGCGCTGATGCATGCGCCCTCGATGGTTGCTGAGCGGGTGGCATCTTCCGTGGCGGGTGTGGCACCGCCAGTCGGGGGTCTGGTGACGCCGGTGGGGGTGGTCACGATCATGTCAAGCCAGGAACAGCCGGACATGGCCATGGTGGCGTCCGAGGTGGCGGTGGAATTCGTGCCTCTGGTGGCCCAAGAGACGGCGCCCGACGTGGGCCAGGCGGAGGAGGAAGCGGCCGGAGGGTCCCCAACCCTGACAAGCTAGGCGTAGTCGGACGCAGCCACAGTGGCGTCTGAGGGAGCAACGCGGTCCGCATCACCAGTGGCCCAGGCTGTGGTTCCCGAGGCAGGCCAGATGGAGAACACGGCCAGAGGGTCTTCGGGCGTCgtggcagtggtggagaggacccACAGAAGGTCTCCCCAGCCTTGTTGTCGGGGGGCAGCCGCTCTCCCATGTGGGGGGAGCcgctgctctagtggatggccgcTGAGGACCCGACATCAGggcttttctcgctcgatgatgctaccgAGAGTTTGGAGCGGGAAAATCTTGACATCAGGCTCTCGATCGTGATGAATGCCTTGAACcaggccagtggtgccttgcACAAAATCCTCGTTCCTACTAGCCAGGTATGCACTTGATCTTTtcccttgttttcttctttcttcgcgcatttttgtgttttcgtatttttgataccggtcttcttttcaaTGTATCATTGCTTGTAGCCGAAACAAGTTCTGGTTCCTCCGTGAgcaaaaggtggaatgggaccgccttacTGAGGAGGCCTGGCTATGAGGGGATATGGGCGcgtagcttgctgccgcccagcagcGGGAGGCCGAGGCGCATCGGGACACGTAGGaggtccatgggatgttcgaggacttgtcggcgagggtgacgctggatgaggaggaggccgccaggATCTAAAAGGAGCAGGACGATTTTCTCTAGAAGGATGCCACGGCTAGTGAGCGGGCCATCGAGGTCCTGGCTGAGCTAGAGACAGAGCGGGATCTTAGGCAAAAGGCTGAGGATAGGTCCACAGCCTTGCAGCAGAGGGCGGACTGGGACACCGAGGTGATCGCCCGGTTGTgcgaggagcgggacgagctgcgcCGAATTGAAGAAAGACTTCGATCAGAGCATGGCAAGCGTGACGAGGTGTGTTAGGTGGTCAACTCCCTTTGGGTGGACCTTGGAACCGCGTTGAGCTGAAGGTTGGACGCCGAGAGCATCTCAGTTGGGCTGGTTAAGGAGCTCGCCGAAGTGCGAGGGATCCTTCAGACCGAGAGTGACAAGCACGGCCTTCTACAAGCCACTATCAGGGTGGTCATCGATGCCCTAAGGGTGGCACAGCCAGAAGGAACCAGCTCGCTCACGGCTCGTGCCGCGGATATCACGACGTAGGttggccaacttgaggaggacacctttcacgccgggatcacccaggccttcattGTTGCTCGTTCCCATTATGATtgggagatcaacttggaggtaatgagccaaggcaTCGTGCTTGTCTATGAAGATGctgagctagatgagatggagAGGGCGGTAGCTCCCCTTATGTAGAACCTGGCGAACAGGCTAAAAGAAACAGTTCTCCCTCTGCAAGAGTAGTTAGTTGAATCAGTtcgataaacatttatctgtaatatgtgaacaagtgtcggttctTTTGTGTCTGAAAACAGATTCGTGGCTTTTGTTTcgcaattttgtttcatttgtttgatcttaccttcttccctttttgcgatgaaaaaagatttacacgattgacccttccatttgttaagaccgtagggcccaaggtgcttaggggaaattttgattgtgctggtgagcaaaattaccgtagccgTCTAGGCATGGGccttttgcggtcttaccaatctgttcccccaaaCTTTGCGGCCAGTCTTGGTGCGAGGAAGAGGTCTGCTGTAATGACTTTTTCGAAAAAAGAAGGGAGGTAcccgtacctttatcagcccccgagtgagatccttccccttgtggttgctggggtcggatgttactggagactagAGCGAGGGAAGTGAACTTATGTTTTGTATTTGCACGTTCCCCTTACTTGGCAATCGCTGTGTGACCGTACGTTCGGTCTCATTGCTGGtctggccttccccgagcccccgcgcGTGGTGGGGATTCGATCAAGGGCcggctcattttgtgactgtTGCCCCATCAATGGTttttcacaactggaggggttaaGGTGATGTCACTTgcttcgatggctcgagtgatgtgtttcatgagcttgctaacggggatgGTCGGGTAGAATCCGATCCCATTGCTTTGCGATAGAGTCAGCAAAGCCCTTGGGTGGCATTCCGTAGCTCCTTgccccgccttccaatagattccccctcaatggggtttatatgggctcagcTAGGGGCTAGATTGAagtagaaggttgagatgaccctatctgcctcaATGCGggtgggcaaaggccgctgaggctcatctatgttttctcccctggctcttgttcgatgCGGGGCGGCCCTGGACCCTTcgcgggtcagccttcgaaccttggtctcttgatctggctcgagcccccaagctttttagggtctaataggggtcggccatgtttttgCGCATTACCCCATGCTCTGTttccgcaatcggaggggctaagttgacgacacttgcctcgatggctcgagtgtcgcgctcaatgagctcgctaacgggtatgttcgtgtgaaatctgggtccatcattcgctgatggggttggtagagccctcatgtggcatttcacaaCTTCTTAactcgcctcccggtagatgcccgagctgtttgataggctcaggtggcctgttggcctctcctcgatagagattctatgggtttagctcggggttagaatcgaaagagaaaggtcgagatgtccctgtctgcttctgagcggggtcaggcaaggctgctggggctcatctatgtttttctcccctggctctgtttgacgcaaggcggcctcaagcccttcgtgggccagccttcgaacctcggtcggtcgccgctcatattgaatgaggtggctgctgcttcgtgacgcgacatgaagcattgagatgcagagatttgcatatgcaatgtttggacgtatggatttagtgtatcatttaattgcAATGAAAGTAGGGTTTGNNNNNNNNNNNNNNNNNNNNNNNNNNNNNNNNNNNNNNNNNNNNNNNNNNNNNNNNNNNNNNNNNNNNNNNNNNNNNNNNNNNNNNNNNNNNNNNNNNNNat
This genomic interval carries:
- the LOC136510624 gene encoding uncharacterized protein gives rise to the protein MASPPSINNGNYDPKTDKARKAKSNDLGWKYGYWANLQNQDRVTCTLCDIEVCGGIKRLKQHLAGGYGDVKMCLKTTTAIRKEMRDYLESNMRRRPLFLEEGDEQQEEADVVVLEAGVAELTKVGESAPEGSQTSRVQPSSGTAAKQRRAAYLFKAPATKKTKYVPPNPHLLGEPLLNDVVKLTSNVREEHEQAWKQYGCTLMSDGWTDRRSRHLINFLVNSPEGTYFIESVDASAEVHDAFMLADLLGKKIDEIGKEKVVQVITDNGANYKAAGRILMERIPTLFWSPCDAHCLDLMMEEIGKLQAFKKTIALARRITTFIYMHGRILSLMREKTGGADLVRPAATRFATSFLTLKSLHKHKDALNALFHSEEWSKNKLAKTNVGDNVHSIIFSIEFWNSVEDCLRALAPLLIVLRVVDGDEKPRRAGRQELHTAVGCAGIHLRSNRAGAYPLMRLSTSNKGWHSQWFYVKNDAAAPLLVFTGRYIVETLGSWGWGVMGKEKKHLNDLLATLQTLKDKA